One part of the Solanum dulcamara chromosome 3, daSolDulc1.2, whole genome shotgun sequence genome encodes these proteins:
- the LOC129882548 gene encoding uncharacterized protein LOC129882548 yields the protein MEESETSPKEYLSPQPRRATSMPSSVATTSVHVTALDGLVNVNSLFTIAVFVGLSLTTPGQRSLEDRTACDAGIDVVKKLLVFEVVSFSFFLFSSLVAQGLKLAINLLNSKDVDEAFRAHINLKVLRLGMMGSAIGSVMGCLFLMLSIVNVIQIRLGMLSCGSKSAIHAVSTLLILVTSALVVYISTAIYAFLH from the exons ATGGAAGA ATCTGAGACATCCCCAAAAGAATACTTGTCCCCACAACCAAGAAGAGCCACCTCAATGCCGTCATCTGTTGCAACAACGAGTGTCCATGTGACTGCCTTGGACGGGTTAGTGAATGTGAACTCGCTTTTTACCATTGCAGTCTTTGTGGGTCTCTCTCTAACCACACCTGGCCAGAGAAGTCTGGAGGATCGCACAGCCTGCGATGCTGGGATTGACGTGGTTAAGAAACTGTTGGTTTTTGAGGTGGTCTCATTcagcttctttctcttctcctcACTTGTTGCACAGGGCCTCAAATTGGCTATTAATCTGTTGAATAGCAAAGATGTTGATGAGGCTTTCAGGGCTCACATCAATTTGAAGGTGCTGAGGCTTGGAATGATGGGCTCTGCTATTGGATCGGTAATGGGGTGTTTGTTCTTGATGCTTTCAATTGTGAATGTCATTCAGATTCGCCTCGGGATGTTATCTTGTGGAAGTAAATCTGCAATTCATGCTGTCTCCACCTTGCTCATTCTGGTCACCTCTGCTCTTGTCGTTTATATTTCTACTGCTATATACGCATTTCTGCACTAA